Below is a genomic region from Henckelia pumila isolate YLH828 chromosome 3, ASM3356847v2, whole genome shotgun sequence.
AAAGATTCGGCTTAAAATGGTTCTAAATCACTAATGGTATAtgtttttaaacaccactcaaTATCTATTAAAATAATTTGTGATTTTAAATTAATCAAAGTCATGTTAAATGAAAGGTCATGCTCTAGATGATTAAAAAAAGAGGATTTATTAGACTTGGTGTATTAAGTCTTGCATTAATCGATGTAGTAAAAAATTTgatttagggagtgtttgcaatagattgtgttTTTGTagaattgattaatttatagattataaaaaagttaagaaaaatcaaaagttggtagcgtttggaaacaaatgtgaaaatctaaaaatcaaagtttggtagtgtgtttgataaataagtgattagaatgattttaacaatgaccttcttattagaatcacttttggagaatcataatcaccacatgtctagcttttggatttcaattaagttaagtataagctaacacataatctaggtttaagaacacacaaaaatgatttttttaagtcaaaagctagcaatcattttttttagtgattgcaaacagtCCCTTAATATGCTTAGAAAATTGGTGATTCCAGTGGGATATTAACTGGCCATTCCGTAATCTTCGAGTaggaaaaaaatcaataaaaaaactacaattaataaaataGAACATCAGTTCTTTGGTCTTCCGCTGTGCCCAACGAGTTTGGTATCAAGAGCCACTTGAAAAAGAAAACCCATCATgcaaattcattcaaaacaaCAGTAACCTTTCTTATGTGTTTTGGAACGGGTCCCACGTGACCAACATCgatttattattttgtgatcTCTAGAAAGCAAACTTAATTCCAAAGTTATAAACTTGCCGTTGGCAATCTAATGCCATCCAGAAATTTCCAAAATCAAAATGGCCGCAAAGTCAGGTCTTACAATGTTGAAATAATCTCCAAGTGAAGTTCCCATTTTTGGAGGCGAGCATTACGATTATTATTATAGCAGTGAAACGAGAGAGATCTTCATTTCTTACTACTTTTGGGATATAATCAAGAGTTCTTATGCCGAGCCTCCCAAATATGAAAAGTCCCTACTGCCTGGAATGAAACTAAGCAGAAGGGTACAAGAAAAACAAAAGAAGATTTGTACTTCTCCTCGCTAGATTAAACAAGGGGTAAGCAAATCTATATGCCCCTGAATATTCAATAAGAATGGAAAAAGATGTATGGAAAGTTTTGCAACAAGCGTTTCATGGAAACGACAAAGTTGTCTCATTTACAATCACTATGCGGAGGTTTTCGTACTTTTCAATAAACCAAAGTTAAAAGGCATCAGAATTTTTCACGAGAGATTTTCAAATCGTGAATATTATCCAAAGCCTTGATGACAACATTAATGATAAAAGGGTGATTGAGAATGTTCTCAGGAGTTTACCACCCAAATTTGATCATTGTGTTGCAGCCATTGAGGTAGTAAAACACCTCTCAAAACTGAcaatgcatgatttgatgagTTCTTTGCAAGTGCATGAGCAAAGAATCAACCGATTTTCGAATCAATCTGGGAATGCCAATTATTTTTTCAGAAAAGGAGAGAAACCAAAATAATCATCGAAATTGGGAAAGAAAAGATCCAGAAAAAAGGAGAGACTGACGAAAACATAAGGAGCAATGTTGGATCATATGCGATATTACAACCACGCTGATTGGAATTGTTGAACAAGCTGTCACATTCCAAATCATTCTCATACATTGCAGGTTTTAACGGAAACAAGAAAGGAGCGAGCAAATGTTTCAAAAGAGGAAACCAAGGATTTGTTTTACGCATGCATGTAGGCAGAAAGCAAATCCAAGGATGTTGGCATATTGAGAGTGGTGGTAGTAACCACATGACAAAATGTCTCAATATTTTTGTGGAGATCGACAGAAAATTTCCCCACCGAAGTGAAACTGGGAGATGGAAAAACGCGAAAGGTTGTGGGCAAAGGCACCATAAAGGTCTACACCAAACAAGTTACCAAAAAGCTTATTCCCAAAGTTCTTCATGTGTAATCTTGTTCAAAATGTGTCAAGTGTCGGTCAGCTTATTCAAAAAGGCTATTTAGTTCATTTTTTATGATAATGATTGTACAACTTTCGATAAGACAAGGAAACTGTAGCGAGAATTCAAATTGATGAAAATAAAGTTTCTTCTAGTTATGTCGGTTGAAAAAAATGACAATTCCTAAATCTGAAAATTCAAGTGATTTCATGAAACCGCCTTTCAATCATGGTCATGAGCCATAACCAACTCCAAAGCAGTAGAATCAATTAATGAAGCAGTGAATTCAACATATTAGGCAAAAAAAGCTTCAATCTATGGTAAAGATTTATGATGCTTATAACAATGTGGTCTTGTTCTCTTGCACACCCCTCTGTATGAAGACAAAAAGGAAGTCGCTAATTTGGTTGAAGCAATGAAAGATTAAAAAGTAGAAAGAGAAATGCATTTCATTTGAAGAAGAATTACGAGACAAAGCATGAAGCTAATGCACCAACCAACCAAAAGTAAGAAATACATACCCACAAGCTGTAAAGGAATATATTCAAATTAATCCAAGAGTCATGCTAAATTAAGGGTCATGTTCTAAATGGTCAAAAACAAGATTTACTAGCCTTAATATTTTGAATCTTGAACTAATCGATGTAGTCAAAGATtagcttaatatatttaaaaattggTGATTCTAGTGGCATTAACAGGCCATTTTGGAAGAGACGGCGGACCCAGCAGAGGCGGGCCAATTTGATGTGATATTCGCTAACAGGCTCCACCCCTGACTGCGTTTTATTGACATGGGCCAGGAAATTTTAACACAAAATAGGGTGCATACACTTCTCAAGAAACTAGGGCAAATATCTGACTTTAAATCAAACTAGGAAGAATTCCTACAATCACATAAACTAAGAGATAAATgtattgaatatcaagaaacaTGGACAATTTATAGCACCTGTAGGAGCACTCGTAGTTTCCACAGCGGAATCCAACACCATAGGGGCATACATGTGGCAATCACATTTCAAATACTCCTCCAATTCTCGCACCAATTTCTTCTCCTTTCTCTTAATGGGTTCACTAAAACCTTCACCTGCAACCCAGAAACAGAAACTTAACACAAGCGAAAAGGGAGAGCAAAAAAGGCACAAGCTTTGAGCATTTTTACCCAAAGAAGCAGGTGAAAATGTGGCAGGCGATTGAGGAGAAATCAAGGGCGAAAACATATAAGTGTCCGATTTCATGTAGTCGAAGAATTTGCGGAAAATAGTTCTGAGTCTGGTTCTTTTGCTGGTACGCTTGATGGGTTTCTTCTTTGGGAAGGAGACAACTTTCTTGGCCATGGTAACAGAAGTTGGAGAGGAATCAGAGATGGACAAGCAGAGGAGAAATGGGGAACGGATAATATTTGGAGTTGAGATATAATTGGTCCGCCGAAGAAGGAGGCGGTTGTTGACATGTGTTAACTGGAAAACGTTTTACGTCGTACTGTTGACAGGTGTCGCAAATCTTTTCGTTGTCCATTTTTTTATTCAGTAAAATATTATAGTACTGACATTTGTGCTTTCATACatattctttttgtttttttaaccttaaaataatattctcttgatattgagtgcatgaATTTTCCTTTTGGTCCTTGGTTGAGAGTAGTAGTAGATATTTTTACGTCAACTAAAGCCATAGAGAATAATCTTGATGATATGAGTGGAGCAAATAAGTTGCTTGATAGTACTTAAAGTTCACCCCAGTTAGATTTTGGCAAAATTATGACTGGAGGAAGAAAGCGATCCATTCAAATGTCTGAAACAGAGGCAGTGATTGATCAAATATCTCTTATGGAGAACTCCTTCTCTGTGGAACTTATCAACAAAAAACGTCCCGCTTGTTTGATAACTGATATCTCTCAGTCAGAGGACCCTTTCTACAAAGAAACATAAAACTTCACATTAGCGCAACCCCGCCGAAAGCAATGAAAATCTTATGTTGGAATGCTCGAGGATTGGGGGATCCTCAAGCTGTGTCACGACTGCGAATGGTCATTCGCAATTTTGCCCCCTTTTTGCTTTTCATTTCAGAAACTAAATTATATGGTTATAAAGACTCTTTGTTAAGATCGAATCTTGGTTTTTCTAATGGTTTTACTGTAGATAGTGTCGGGCGTAGTGGTGGACTAGCTCTCTTTTGGTCTGAGGCATGGACTGTGGATCTTCAAAGTTTTAGTCCAGGCCATATAGACACCTTTATTTCTTCAAGTGATGGGAAAAAATGGTGTTTACTGGATTCTATGGCCACCCGGAATCTTCTAAGCGTGTTCACTCTTGGAATCTATTGAGAAGAATTTCTGTCTTGAGTAATCTGCCTTGGATTGTGATGGGTgattttaatgaaattttacaTCTGTCAAAAAATGATGGGGGGTCTTGATCGAACTCATTCGAATATGTCTTCTTTTCTTGACACACTAGATTTTTGCGGGCTTCGAGACATTAGATATAGTGACCCTAGTTTTACCTGGTATAATAAAAGATCTCCCCCAGCACAAATTCAAGAGCGCTTAGACAGAGCTGTTGCAACAACAGATTGGCTTGATCTATTCCCAGGGACTTTTGTGGAGCATCAGGACTTTTTTGGATCTGATCATCGGATGTTAAAAGTTAATTTGGATAGAGATATCTCTGCCTTGGCTACTTCGAGCGTAAGACATCATGGTTTTAGATTTGAGCCACTATGGAGATTCAGTCCTGACTTCCAGGAAGTCACTGAGAATTGCTGGAATAGCATCTGTCCAGACTGTCTCATTACCAATATTGATCTCCAAAATGCTCTACATCTTTGTGGCCAGAAACTTCATGGGTGGGGTAAAAGAAACTTTGGTAATTTATCTCGAGAAATCACGGAAATCCAGTGCATTGTTTCTTCTCTTAACAACCAATATCAATCTCAAGAGGTACGTGCAGAACTTCAGTACTATGATTCTAAGTTGAATCATTTGCTTGACTTGCAAGAATACTGTGGGAACCTCGAGTGCTAATAgcatcttaaggggcaattaagATTAAAACATAGTGgttataaaatcataaaaccaagaaatggaattttttttaagttggctcgctcgagtgagctaatggtgcgctcgagcgagcgcctCTCGGTTCCAGCCCaccttggctcgctcgagcgagcccaagtggcgctcgagcgagctgagtTTTGTCTGAACGCCCGAAATTCTGCTTTCGCTGTCAAAATAAGGATTTCCCATGGACTTGTAATGCACAactcaaatttgcataaaaacATCACCAAAACATGTTATACTAACAAAGAATAGTTTGGACAAGCAACTCAACATGTTTTAACATCTACAACTTCACAATTCTAGATCCAATATCCAACTACTAAGTTTAAACACTTCTTAACTAAATATACATGTGATAAACTTAGTGCCAAACACAATACTTGACAACAACTCAACATCTAAACCCGAGTTTCCACATGCTAAatctctctctcgagctacccATGATTTCTCTGACTAGCTCATgtcccatctgttgtcatgcacacatacaaaacaagacaacaaccggataacttcggtgagaatataattctcagtataatcgacataaaCGTGCATTAACGATAACATCTCAATTCAAGCTATAACGTAACTAAAACACATATTTAGTAAAGTAAATCGATCCTCGAGATTTCGTATCCGATCTCGGTCTCAAGATTCTTTTATTCGTTTCGGATCTTGgaatcaagattcgtaaccgatcttgatctGGATATATCCAAACTTCGTAGATCATAACCGACTCAACATCAAAGGTAAGCAATATAATTCAAAGATCCATTTACCTGAGATGGATTTCAATTCAAATTCaatcaataacatatatttaaacaagtatgtgatttttgggcaACTCAAGACtcctcgagtttcaaatccctacTATTGATGccatcttatacctttcgttTCATTTGAATTGTagacgcttcaaatctgaacaatCTACAATAAGAACTTCATATCAAAattgatatgaatctaggaggttCTCGAAGTTTCATATTGTTCCCAAAAGTGTCTCTTAATTTTCCATCAAGAATTGAAGGGTTTGAAATTCATAGGAATCAAGTTGGAGAGCATGGGAGCCAAGTTGGAATGCATGGAGCTCGAGTTGGAGGACTGAAATTATTTGAAAACTTTAGAGactttcaaatccaatctccaccgtcaAAAATGTATTTTAGGATGTTATGAAGCAATGGTTAAAATTTCAGGTCGATCCAACGATTAGAACTCGAGATATTATTTTTGCAAGGAAATACGTTCAGTTTCGAATCAACTTTCGAATAGGAACGGAcctaggcacggggtccgtgcacctGAAGCTCGTCATCGTAAATTTGAAGCTCGAATCGCCGTGGGCACACGGACATATGTTCGTCCCCTTATCCAGGGTCGTGCACACATACATTGCGGCGTGTTTGTGCATGTTTCGGCGGATTtgtgatatttttgatattattcctattttttgagtcttttaagcctattaggaaacttttggtgatatcttttgatatcttttgcattattttgcgttatcttttattattttgtagttgtattataaatacaacatatacattcattattgaataacatagttcatattattgatttttatcagtgtaaaattctctctagaattttattaaagcttttgctttgtcaaaaataaaacttatcaaagtttaattactttgtggcgtttgttaATTGATTATCTTTGTGGAttgtcataaaaaaaaaattttgatggttccgttgtgattaattgtttatcgtcgtgattatctgttgctagtttcgttgtaaactagaggtggatatccgaaaacttacttgtttaaaagattgggacaaaattaaagaatatttTTGCTATTGGATTGAGGTTactattttaatatagtcgtgtttgcttttcatgcatccaagattctcatcatttggtatcagagcttaagattacattgattcaagtaagtcgtatctttCTATTTGTTCTTCTTATCTATTCTTCGTTCTTCTTAACCGTTCTTTGTATTCTTCATTCTTTGTTCTTCACTCTTTGTTctttgttcttcgttcttcattctGTTAATCTTGTTGCCCAAgtttcgtgtcttgtgctacaagttattcaaaaaaaaaagtagagaccgaaattgtcaaaaaaaaggaagcaaaataacttgtggGGCAAAATTACTTGTGTCTTGTGAATCTTTGGGTACAAAgttatttcaatcttcataaagtcaattccttgtttttgtgcaatctacgtgagtcgattgataagtgtttacaagttttgaacttgtgagtttgatattCTTCAAGCACAAAGCATAAGCTATTCtttatttgagtgaaaaaaaaagagtatTTGAGCGATTTATTTGGAGTGatttgtgagattttgggtgagaaatattttattactaatttttttcttgcaggtacaatgtttCAATGAAACTTCGATGGGTTTAGGGAGAGTAAAAGGAGATTCTATGGGTATGATAGTAGTAGGAGAGAGAGAGAAGAGTTGATGGGTATGGAGATGAAATGAGATATGATGATGAAGATAGAAgagattttgaatattatttggatTGGTTTAAGAAAAATGGGATTCCTTCGTTCGATGGATATTCGGATTCGGAGTCGTATTTGAAGTGGGAGAAAAGAGTAGATGATATATTTGAAGGTCatgatttttctgaagctaAGGAGGTTAAACTTGTATCAAAAAAGTttaccgactatgcttgcacttggtgggatCGATTAGATGAGAATAGGAAAAGGAGTGGAATGAGTTCTATTTCTACATGGGATGAGATAAAGAGAGCTGTGCGGAAACGTTTTGCTCCTAATCACTATGAAAGGAGAAGTGGAGTTTCCAAACGTGaacatcaaggtacatctaaacttttaaattttagtacctttgatattgcatgcttatgGTGTCATAGAAAATATAAGCATGATATGAGCCAATGTTTTAAGGAGACTATGATGAAAGTGGCGGATTCTCGTGTAGAGATTGAATCTAATGTTGTCGTAGAGgttgaatcaaaagttgaagttGAGTCAAGAATTGAGGATGAAACTTCATTGATTGATGATGAAAGTGTTGAAATTTGTGCGGTCGAAGGTGAATGACTTGATGAAAAATCTTATATTGTACATGATGTGGTTGATGGTGGTGTTAATATTGGAAAATGTGAAATAGTAGGTGAGTCTTTATGTGTTAATGAGTCATCTAAAATTTTTGTGGTAGATGAGAGTCCTATGGATGTTCATAGTGGGACTAGTAATTTGTTGGATGAGTCTTGTAATCTTGCTTTTCAATTGAGTCCAAAAGAATTTCTTGGAGATCaattgaaaattcaaaatttgagtgatatggctgaaaaaagagtgatgaaaaaagtgagatagccatagaaaaaaaaagaaaaggaaaaagaaaaagaaaaagaaaaagaaaaataaataattgaggCCGAAAGAAATAGTttacaaaaaagtgagatgacctttgagagaaaaaaaagagaaaagaaaaagagaggaaagagaccaaaaaataagatattatggtccaaaattgtgAGGTTAAAAAATTTGTGCAATTGAATAAGATCtttaaactacttatgtacaaagaggttttatctcattgtgatgaaatagccggttcaatcccgagcaGTATTCTTTCTTCTTTGCAGGTTGTGAAAGATGTTGGGATGAGTAAGCAAAGGAGATCTAATGTTAAAAaagtcactacaagaaaaattgaaaacgacaacggataaaatccgttgtcgtaggggggtttaaaaccgttgtaactGTTGGTGTTGTAAAAAGCATGCCCAACGAcaacagtttatatccgttgtctttggagACATACCACAATggttttgcaacagtttatatccgttgtctttggaggCATACGACAACGGTTCTACAATAGTTtgaatccgttgtcttttgaggcttacgacaacggttttgcaacagtttaAATCCATTGTCTTTGGagacatacgacaacggttttgcaacaggttaaatccgttgtcgtttctcaaaaaaaaaacaaaaaaaaattaatatacaaattttcaatattataaatcaatcaaaatttaatatttcgaaaataaaatttaatatacatttttcagtattacaaatcactcaaaattcgaATTCTAAATCAATGCATACTTGAAAATAGAGCTATGAACTAATGATCTTGATAAACTTGAAACCCtcctttcacaatcttcaatcttcaATCTTGCTACCTTGCTGGATAATTCAAATGTAGCAATCTCAGTTATAAGGTTATATTTTTCGAATGATTCAATATAAGTTATAAACAATATCAATTATAAGAACAATACAAATTTAGCAAAACAACATGATAATCTCAATGCATCCCATCAAAATTACATCTAACCAAAGcattataaaataaaactttCCATTTCCTCTAAATTTACTTAACCAAGATAAATTATATACGAACAAcaaattcatgaaatcaattaatAAATATGAAAGAAGATTCGATCTTCCATCTTTTGGAAAGAtggaaaatatgaattttcctCTTAAAGAAGATTCGAACTTCACTTGACTGTGAAGTGAACTCCCAATCATCATCGATTGTACTACCCCCCCATTCGATGGAATCAATTAAGGTCATCACAGATGAAGACATAGTTATAAATTCAACAAGTTATATAGCATAGACAAAAGAACCACGAATAATCGAATATTTCCAATATGTGATAAACACATAAAAGTCTTATCATAAAGAAATATGCAAATCCTAGTAGTTAACTCTCGTAGTGACAAATATGATACACACCCATCTTCTTTGGACATGCCAAACTCACCCAAATTGTCTCAACTATTAATAAATGTCAAACTAAGCTAaagatttttgtttttgttcattAACTTGTAAGTTGTTACATTATTTATAATAGTTTATAAGAACAATTAATGAAAATACagaattattaaaaatttagaatACACACAGGCATTAGAATATGTAATATATTCTCTAAATCCTAAGTTCCATTAAGATTACAGTGTTTCAACTTAAGTAACTATGCAATTGATTATAATACTCTACCAttgaaaaaacatttttacTAATCATTATCCTTCCACTATTCTGAAGCAAATTAAACTACGTTAGCAAATGCGTAAAGTGTGTCGCATGAAAAAATCTTATCCTTGGAGCACACCACAATGAGATGGAATGAAAGAAATTGTTGAATTCTCCTACGTATAGTGTGATTAGACTTCCTAACACAAGTTTGACACTTCCTTCAAACATTACGCTGCTAATTAGCATACTTTCCATCATTTAAAAACTCCATGCAAAAGTTAAACAATAATGTAATTTACACAACGGTCTGCTTAACCTTCCCCtgtcatacaaaattttaaagctTTTATCAAATTGCATTCAAACAAATGAACTATGTAGGTTTCCAAAGCCATTTGAGGACAATTTCATGCATGTCTATGTTTTTACCGAAGAAAGTATTCAAAATGTCACCCCTTAGGCTATATGAATTattaaaagaaaacaattccTGTCCATGAACCATGACCTATATTGCTAGGACAGAAGAAAATTACGTAGTATTTCAGTGTTACACAATTTCCTAATAGCTAAATATACAAGTAATGGACTCAAAACCTGACTAATCAATGCTAGAAAGAACTACAAGAAGAAAAGGCGAAGAGAAGTAGAGGACTACCCATAACACCAACCTCTTTTGTCATCAAGATGCCCTTTAGCCATAGCAAGTATTTCATTTCTATTTTTACCCTCTACATGTGTCATGTCCTGAGGAAACAAATGTATATCTTTTAGCACTGCTTGAAGAAAAAACAGTTCTTAGAAGAAACTTAATTATTTAAGAAATCGTACCGGTATAAGAAAGTGAGGAGAGTTTAGATAAGCATTCCTATAATGTTCTATACAAGCTTCCTTTGTCTTTGTCCCAACATGCTCCGGAACTTCTGCCCAGTTACACATTCCTTACATTTCAATCCCCTGCTAAACAAACATTTAATGAGACAAAAAACAAAGCTAAGATTTTCAAGAGAAAAGGGTGAGGCTTTAAAGATCAAGGGTCTGATAAACACACAAAAGAAGTAATAGATCACCTCCAGAAGTAGCATTTCTTCATCAGCATTCCATTCTGGACATATGAGAGGAAAGGATAATATGTCCTATTAAAATTACACTTTGAAGACCATCAACATTCAGCAATGTGAGCAGGTCATCACTCAGCTTTAACAAATAATAACATTAATTATATGTAACAGAAACACGAGAAAAGATTTGATGGAAAATTCAGCACCATCAATCTACTTAAGCAAAAGCTAAAAAGAAAACAACCTGATCGCCATCAGCACACAAAACTATGTGGCCTGAATCATGAATTTGAGGCAGGTCATGGACTTGAAGCCTCGTTTTCTTTTCAAGAATGAAAAAAGCTACACTAACTTGTTGAAGAAACGGAAGTCGTTGATGGTGAATCGGATCCCACCTTGCTTTCTGCAAGGCACTCTGCAGTGAAACAGATCATGTATATAATACACTTGTTCATGTAAAAGCTAAAAGTAACTACTTTttggtatatatgattttaattattgttaACCGGTGAAAGTTGACGGGGAAGATTCCAGCTCGATACTGGGCAATTTTAAGGAACTTGGGCATGACGAGATCGAATGTGTCATGGGAGGATTGCACCAGCAAACATTATTGTTGGAAAATTTATTTCGTATTTgctggaaaatttaaataatttttgtcTGTTATATGTACCTATCT
It encodes:
- the LOC140892761 gene encoding uncharacterized protein; translation: MAKKVVSFPKKKPIKRTSKRTRLRTIFRKFFDYMKSDTYMFSPLISPQSPATFSPASLGEGFSEPIKRKEKKLVRELEEYLKCDCHMYAPMVLDSAVETTSAPTGVRSQRKEIPSVRCNLIGQSSEKTMQDSRNRKDNIREIARNDCSTPTRRIAVKHALTQKETVKHVVHQNCRPKSIPGKGMFRKETRKKIAVE